The nucleotide window tgaagcaccggcctcagaagcaaaggagcacctagtggattttgggcctcctttttattagaatatattttaggcaccatgtcagctttgaacaggtctagtggaactaaaacagtggaaaccccccaaaagtgaccttatttgggaaactacacccctcgaagaatttatctaggggtgtagcaagcattttgaccggccagtttttttgcaaaaatttttggaactaggccatgaaaatgaaaatctacattttttcaaataaaatgtaggtttagctaattttttttcatttccaaaagaactaaagtagaaaaagcaccacagcatttgtagagcaatttctcccgagtaaaacagtaccccacatgtggtaataaacggttgtttggacacacggcagggcttagaatggaaagtgtgccatttggctcttggagctcaaatttagcagaaatggtttgcggaggccatgtcgcatttgcaaagcccctgaggtgacaaaacagtggaaacccccaacaagtgaccccattttggaaactatacccctcgaggaatttatctaggggtgtagcaagcattttgaccggccagtttttttgcaaaaatttttggaactaggtcatgaaaatgataatctacattttttcaaataaaatgtaggtttagctaattttttttcatttccaagagaactaaagtagaaaaatcaccacaacatttgtagagcaatttctcccgagtaaaacaataccccacatgtggtaataaacagttgtttggacacacggcagggcttagaagggaaagagcgccatttggctcttggagctcaaatttagcaggaatggtttgcggaggccatgtcgcatttgcaaagccccagaggtgaaaaaacagtggaaaccccccacaagtgaccccattttggaaactataccctttgaggaaattatctagggtatagtgagcattttgaccccacaggttttttgcagaaatttttgcaagtaggctgtgaaaatgaaaatctacattttttcaaataaaatgtaggtttagctaattttttttcatttccacaaggactaaaggagaaaaagcaccataaaatttgtaaagaaatttctcccgagtaaaacaataccccacatgtggtaataaacggctgtttggacacacggcgaggctgagaagggaaagtgcgccatttggcttttggaactcaaatttagcaggaatggtttgcggaggccatgtcacatttgcaaagctcctgaggggacaaaacagtggaaacccccaacaagtgaccccattttggaaactacaccccatgagggaattatctaggggtagagtgagcagttttaccccacaggttttttacagaacttattgtaactaggccgtaaaaatgaaaatctacattttttcaaagaaaatgtaggtttaggtatttttttttcatttccacaaggactgaaggagaaaaagcaccacaacatttgtaaagcaacttctcccgagtaaaataataccccacatgtggtcacaaacatctgtttggacacacggtagggctcagaatggaaggagcaccatttggattttggaatggtttctgggtgtcctgtcatatttgctgagcccctgtagtactagtacagtggaaacaccccaaaagtgactccatttgggaaactgcaccccctgaggaatcatctaggggtatagtgaaaattttgatcccaaaggttttttgctgaattaattagaattaagccatgaaaatgaaaaatattttttttttccaacaagatgtagttttagatacacatttttcatttttacaaggaatagagaagaaaaagcaccccaacatttgtaaagtaatttctcccgagtacggtaacgccccatatgtggttataatcgactgtttacatatatgggagcattcagaagaaaaggagcggtatttatcttttggagcgtagattttgctggaatgggttgcggatgccatgttgcatttgcaaaacccctgatgtaccaaacaaaagtgaccccgttttagaaactacacccctaaaggcatttatcaagggatgtagtgacaatttagactccacaggtgtttttcagaaatgaatacgcagtggattgtgcaaagtgaaaattgcaatttctccactgatctgcccattcaccgcacaagatgttgtgcccctagagaatcttaccccataaattgttaagcgggttctcccgggcatggtaatgccttacttgtggccataaattgctgtttgggcacactgtagggctaagaagggaaagaccgccattttgaacatggattttgcttggtaatagttctgtttggggttttgctggtatttcagcttataatgtggtggcatatgtaatctgtgcggagtatatcagggcataataggagggtataatcatggggtaaataatacaattatccatagatgtgtgttacgctgtgaagcgatccgttatgcgcaggccggtgtcacactgataaacggttttctttcttatccctcctttgtaacgctctgcaccttttggggactttttctccttcgtagtttgggaaatattactgggaaagttttgcgctggtataatacgggcgccctcgcttccagcggatgtgctatgtccctgccctttcctagttcctaaatactagggccctgaaactgcaggaatgttcccctccggcctgcgcattgagatgtttttccatcaccgcattactagtgccgtaacttttttatttttcagttgattgagcggtgtgcgggcttgttttttgcgagacgggctgtagattttattggtatcattttagaacacataccactttttgatcactttttatttcattttttggtaaaggaaattaccaaaaacaagcaattctggaatagttttttattgtttttttttctctgcatccacagtgcgccctagattacatgttcgctttattctgcgggtcgatacgattacggcgataccaaatttatatagtttttttaatgtattgcagcttttgcacaataaaatcactttttttataaaatcatttgttttctgtgtcgccatattctaagacccataactttattatttttgcgtgcacaaagcggtgtcagggattattttttgcggcacggattgtcgttttttattagtactattttggagtaaatgtgactttttgatcactttttatagcattttttggaaggagatgtgacctaaaaacaaagattctggcgctgtttttcatgttttttttttaccgcgttcaccgtgcgggataaattacataatagttttgtagtttgggtcgttacggacgcggcgataccaattatgtatagttttttttatttttacggtttttcccataataaaatacttactatgggaaaaaagtcagtttagctttatttttatttgaaatgtgtgtgtttttattgttttaccacatttttatttacttttttttactttttttacttgtcccactaggggacatgagggcctgatgccccgatcgctactctaatacactgcactacatacatagtgcagtgtattagcgctgtcagttattcactgacagcaagcctatgagggcgcgccgcaggcgggtcctcatcggctcccgtacaaggcagactcggacgccattttctggcgtccgattgccacagcaacccagcgattgcatcactgggttgccgatcgggtgaaaacctatcagatgctgcgctctattgagcgcagcatctgaggggttaatctgccggatcggagagtagctccggtcctggcagttacaggagggtgccagctgtataatacagctgtccccccgcagtgatagtgccggctctgcttctgagcccgcaccatcactgcgccgtatatatacggcgctttgcgggaaccacctcccgacagcgccgtatatatacggcgtatgtcgggaaggggttaaaaatgttgcAGTGTTTTTCTTATGCGGCCTGCATATATTCTAACATTGCAAGCTGCTCCATGCCGTTCACTATCAATTCTGTCAGACGGGCTCCCTATCGGCTCACTCTCCAGCCCCTCCAGTCTGATCCTAAATGCCCATGTAAGCTAAATTCTGGTCAAATCAAagttacaaaaatattttttaacccaTAATAGATGCAAtgcaaaaaaattcaaaataataataataataatatgattcataggtgtccatagccttgaaACGTAATGAAGATTTACAGTATTTTCTGAAAGTGCACTGTATTGTAGGTGTAAACAAAGTTTCCAATAGAAatattttaaaggctatggaaacatttgagcacttttttttttttttttttgccaaaaaatgtattataatgttaaatgcaactttgtaattggatttcctaaaaaaaaaaaaaagtttactttttgtgatacagcttctatgtatcctggatacatagacgcTGCATCTGGCGCTGAAatctgaatccgtcagatcagccgGACTGccggcttcagtgacagcgggtcctgcgtgtctcttcataacttagatgtgatcgatagcaggtgAATCCTGCGTGTGGGAGACACGCAGCACCTGCTGACACCGAAGCCGTCCGTCCCGCTGACGGATTCGGTTTTCAGTgcaagatgcagcttctatgtatacaggatacaaagcagctgtatctgaaaaataaaaactattgtttttaataaaaacaaattacaaagttgctttAAACATTAAATTACAtggtttcatttaaaaaaaaaagtgttcaaaggttttCAATATCCTTAAACTCCTTTCTGTTGCTGTCCCATAATTGCTGAGTTTTAtattgatatgatttattttctcttttccCTCAAACGCAGTGTAGAGATGGGAGCTCCTCCTTTAGTGTTAGCTGCGGCAAACTTGGTGAAGGGGATCAGCTATAAGTACAAGGAAGAGATGCTGGCCCATCTCATTGTGGCCGGCTGGGATCAGAAGAATGGAGGACAGGTGAGCGAGCGAGTGAGCTCCTAAATATGATGCAAAAAAAGATGCTGACTCATGGGAAATGAAGttcacacgtgacaaccgagcccAGTATTCAAGTGATTGGGTTCCAACCATGGAATTAATTGAAGCTGCAGCTCCTCAGCAGCCAAGAAGCCACATGCAGAATGTCAGGAGGCTCTAACCCAGATCTAAGGTTTAATGTACATCCGTGTTCCCCAACTAGTGACTTGGGAGCTGCATGTGGCTCTGGGGCCCCCTGCATGTCACTTTTAAACCAATGGCAGCAGTCGATACTATTGATCAGCAGAGTCACCGATGATGTCATAGCATTACTGAAACTTGTCACCCTGCTTAACACCATGTCACTGACAACTAACACAAGAGTAAGAGTCATTTGGTTGTATATTTGATATAATTTTAACCTTTTAATATTCAGTGTGGGAATAGAAAATCAGTGTTTGTCCTGTATTAAATCTGTCTGCTCCATAGGTCTTCGGGACGCTGGGTGGGATGATAACACGGCAACCTTTTGCTATTGGTGGATCTGGCAGCACATATATATATGGTTATGTGGACTCCGTTTTTAAACCTGGCATGTCAAAGGAGCAGTGCGAAAAATTTGCTATCCACGGTAAGGGAATCAACGGCACCTACAGATGTCTCCTCACACCAGAAGGCACTTTTACATCCaaaaataaagtacatataaACTATGTAAACAAATGTGCAGTTCTCTTTGGTGCATTGACTCTAGgagatgttttttctttttctttaccgGCTTTAAGAAACTTCTGAGGCGGAAACATTGGGGAAGATTTATCTAAACTAGTGCAAGAGAAAGAGTTGTCCAtgtcaaccaatcagattccacttcTCATTCTACTTCTCATTATTCAAGGACACTTTTGGGCAATTGCTTCTTTTTTCTCTTGCACCTGTTTTGATAACTATCTCGCACCAGAAGTGCCGCCAGCCAAAATTCAGTAGTCAGCCAGAGGGGTTTTGCAGGAAGGTGATGTTGTGAAGTCCACCTAGTGGAACCAGAGTTTGTCTAAGGCAAAGAATTGATAACTGCCCATAGAGGTCGGTCATCCCATGTACATGATGTTGTATGTACTGTTTAACCATTGCTGGTCAGATGTGGACTCAGGAGACATCCAAAGGGCAGGGATGCGTTGTAGTAATTATCATGTGGTGGAGAAAAACATGATGCCATGATGAAGTAAGAAAGAAAGCAGAGTCAGAGCAAACAGCCACCCAGTTACATTGGTCACAAATTCATGTAACTGTTTACAACTTTATTCCAAAGTCGGGCATTACCAGGCAAAAGAGCCCTCAGCACCAAGAGATGAGAGTGAAGGAAATGGCGCAGTTGGAGTAGACTTTAGAAATCCAAGGCAGGGAGGTCAGTTGTCTATAGGCCAGAGTCGCATGATCTGACGTGTCATGCCCCTAACCTACCATGTGTGAACCATCTTGGAGTCCAGCGGAAAAACACTGTTTTGCCTACATTTATAATCGTAGAGATGGTTGTGGGGATAAGGAAGGGTTGGGAAAATGTGCTCACcagtttaaggctatgtacacctataaaaacgtgttgttgttttttcttaaaaaaggtgtatcagtgtgattgatgccACTTTCTGAATActttatattaaaaattatttttattttttgagatacagctgctttgtattctgtatacagagcagctgtatctagtgctgaaaccggtatccgtcaggtcagcaggactgacgggttcagtgagcgGGTCCTGCAAGTTCCTGAAAGtcaggatcgagcggttaccgatcacatctaagctcatCACTATTAGAACTTATTGATGAtacgtcctgtgtgtacaataacaaggactatgatgaaatgaaaagtggaggtgtacatgttctatatagatgtaGGGTGGACCCTTAGaatcatctcctccggtgggtccAAGTAACCCCAGTCCGACGCTGGTCACGTCACCCAAACCATAAGCCACTATTTGCagtagctctccactatggccaaTAGAGTGCGGTCCTGAGCGGGGACCCCTTCTATGTCTATGTGTCCTGATAAGAAAGTGTCGATCTCCTTGGTTCTTCATGCTCACTAGTAAAGTCTACACTTTAAACACAGAAGAGATCTGTATTAGTGAAATTGTATTTCTATAATGATAATTCTGTGCTGTTTCCTCTCTTCACAGCTCTGTCCCTGGCAATGGGTAGAGATGGTTCTAGCGGAGGTGTGATCTATCTGGTTACGGTCACAAAGGATGGGACAACGGAGACCATTATTAGTGGGGACTCCATTCCTCGCTTCTATGACCTGTAGCAAATTTACCACCAAATGTAATAAACATATTTCCGTAAATCTTTACTTTGAGTAAATTCACTTAAATATCTattcatattttttattgttatcCATGGATCCTCAGTCATGGTGGGCAGTCTGGCAGCTAAGGGGTTGGCActgttgcagcgctggggtcctgggtccaAATCCAACCAAGTACAACATCTCCACAAAGTGTATGTTCTCCTCGTGTTTCCAGGGGTTTCCTCTGAGTATTCAGGTTTCTTCCCGCACTTCAAAACATTCAGACATGAAATTTAGAAAGTGACTCAGGGGGGGCTGTGAGTGAGGACGTCTGTACAGGACTGCAGGATATGTCGGTGCTATATAAGTAtcacaaatacataaataaatggtGATCTGCTAAATGTATAACAAATAAGCAAGTCAAGATGAAAATACAAGAatcgaaatattttttttaggtaaaagtACGGCACTTTAGAATACGGCCCTGTAGTGGAAGGCGTTAAGGGGTTGCGATTAACTATTTATCAGATTGCACCTTACATTTTTCCAGAGCCGGACTGAAAAttaaagaagtgatctgattggttactattgACAACACGGACACTTTTTGTTAGAACAGCTTTTACGCATTAAGCCCATTTTAAACAATCAGACGTAGGATCATTACCATGAATCGCTAGGTTAGTGCTTGGATCACATATACTATACAATCTAATGCAATTTGGcgcacatttttgtaaaaataattacTTTTGCGCACCTTCAGTATCCCAATGGATACCCTTTGCTTCCTGGTCCCACTATCCAAAATGGGGACGGGCTTTCTGTATACTATGAGGTGATCCTGCTCCCACAATTCACCAGCGCAGCGCCATCATCACTCAGCACGGAGGTCCTGGGAAGTGGTTGATCATTTTTATTGCGCATGCTCGGCTTCATATTGCTATGTGCTCCATTGAGGTCGATGgagcccatagaagtccatggacACGGCGAGCATGTGCAGTAAGATAAATAGCGCATCTCGGGGCGTGAAAGTAGAACTGCTGTCTGAGCTTCTGCCACGAAATGGAAAGCGCTGCTCAGAAAAAAGAAGCACTCGGATGAACTGCGCAGACTCGGCCATGTTAGGGACATCACCAGCTGGACGAACTTTTGCCGGTGAGGGTACATGTGACAGAGGTGACTGAtagccagtggtgtagctataggggtctcaatggtcgcagttgcgacctggcccctaagcctggggagcCCACAGGCACCACAACGCTGACCGTGTTGGACAcggttccaactgtatttgcatccttaggacacagatacagttgaatttaatgctggagcaaggagctgacagccccttgctccagcatttactGTGCCAACAGCggatcggcgcaggcaggcgcgatgttgtgacgtcattgcgtctgtctgcgccaagtcactcatagcacaaacCAAAGGGGAAGGCTCCTCCACCcattgtgggaacggggatagataagtaatgttatttttctattaggacatatgtgagcattatactgtgtgggggcagctatggggagcgttatactgtgtgggggaaattatactgtgtgggggcagctatggggagcattatactgtgtgggggaaattatactgtgtgggggcagctatggggagcattatactgtgtgggggcagctatggggagcattatactgtgtgggggcattaaactgtggagGCAGGTATgggactgttgggcaaggtggctaGGCATAGGTGCGCGCAGCAGTGCTgggaaggggtaggggggcccaagctgaattcttgcaccagggcccatgagactTTTGCTGCGCCCCTGCTGATAGCTCAACAATGAACGACTTTGATTTTCAGATGGTTTGTTTTTAAGAGCAATTAGGTTATTGGGAAAACCCTGTTAATACAGCTCTGGTGTGACTATTAATACCGCAAACATGACTTGTATCATTAGAGGAATGTGGCATCTTCTTCACCTTCTAGCAGACTCTCGCTCCTATTTTCCTTCTGGCTCTATGTTACTGTTCAGACCCTTCCCAATC belongs to Rhinoderma darwinii isolate aRhiDar2 chromosome 8, aRhiDar2.hap1, whole genome shotgun sequence and includes:
- the PSMB9 gene encoding proteasome subunit beta type-9 isoform X2; the protein is MHQVTHEGTCQIKGKQTTIIAVEFDGGVVIGSDSRVSAGEAVVNRVFNKLAPVHEKILCALSGSAADAQAMADMVHYYMEVHSVEMGAPPLVLAAANLVKGISYKYKEEMLAHLIVAGWDQKNGGQVFGTLGGMITRQPFAIGGSGSTYIYGYVDSVFKPGMSKEQCEKFAIHALSLAMGRDGSSGGVIYLVTVTKDGTTETIISGDSIPRFYDL
- the PSMB9 gene encoding proteasome subunit beta type-9 isoform X1; the encoded protein is MPSFGGPYNSSCEVSTGTTIIAVEFDGGVVIGSDSRVSAGEAVVNRVFNKLAPVHEKILCALSGSAADAQAMADMVHYYMEVHSVEMGAPPLVLAAANLVKGISYKYKEEMLAHLIVAGWDQKNGGQVFGTLGGMITRQPFAIGGSGSTYIYGYVDSVFKPGMSKEQCEKFAIHALSLAMGRDGSSGGVIYLVTVTKDGTTETIISGDSIPRFYDL